The sequence GAATTAAAGCTTCAATAATCCATTCTTGGCTGAGTTGAGACTTCTTATTTTTTTTCGTCATGATAGCCTCCTACTTGTAACAAAATCAGGATTTCTGTATCTTGTTTCTAATGTTTATTCGCTCTACAAATTAAGAACACATGTTACTTCCTGTTGAGGGAAAGAAGGAGGATAAGGATGACTTTATTTTTAACATTATTAAGCGGTGTAGCGTGGACGATTGTTTATATTGAATTGATTCGAAATGGATTCAAATATAAAACCTATGCAATGCCTTTATTTGCATTAGGTTTAAATATTGCATGGGAAATTATATATTCAGTTAATGATTTGATTATTAGTGGGAATAGTAGTGGTATTCAAGGGAGTGTGAATTTGGTATGGGCCTGCTTTGATATTATCATTGTATACACTTACTTTAAATATGGTAAAAAATATTTCCCCGAAAGAGCAAAACGTTATTTTGTACCATTTAGCATTCTTGTTTTTGCAACTTGTTTTGCGATTCAGTTTGCCTTTTATTTTAGTTTCGAAGCGATTCCAGCTGCTCAATATTCAGCTTTTTTACAAAATGCAGCGATGTCCATTTTATTTTTAACAATGTTATTCAATAGAACAAGCACGGCAGGACAATCAGTCTTAATGGCTTTTTCTAAATGGATTGGAACTTTGGCCCCCACACTGTTAATGGGTGTTTTAACCGACATTAATAGTTACATCATTATTTGCGGTGTTATTTGCAGTGTATTTGATATTATTTATATCATTTTCTTAGTTAAAATGAAACGTTTGGAAAAGAATAGCAAAGGGGTGTCTATATAATGAAAAATATCTGCATTGTTTTTGATCACCCCTACACAGTTGATGCGTGTCATAATGAACCACATAACCGAAGTTTTTCAGCAGCGTTAGTAACAGAGGCACAAAAATCATATGAAAAAGCAGGCGTGACAGTTGATGTGATTGATCTGCATAAGGATGGGTTTGATCCTGTCATGCACAAAGAAGACTTGATCGCTTGGCGTAAAAAAAAGGTGATAGATTCTCTTGTGGCAGACTACCAAGAACGATTGTTGAAGGCTGACGAAATCGTGTTTATATTTCCGATTTGGTGGGAAGCGATGCCTGCTATGACAAAAGGCTTTTTTGATAAAGTAATCGCTAAAGGAATTATTTATGATGAACCACAGCAGGGGAAAATATTTGTGAATAAGTTGGTTAATTTGAAAAAGGTAAAGTTAGTCACAGTAATGGCAACACCACATTTACTGTATCGATGGCTATTTGGTAACCCTGTGACTAAAATTGTTTTTCGAGGTACATTTAGAAAAATGGGTTTTCATAAAGTTAAGTGGCTTAACTATGCGAATATGACAAAGTTAAGTAATGAGGAGAGAACAAAAAAACTACGTATTTTTGGCAATAAAATCATCAAGTAACTATCATATCTTTTGCTGAAAAAAGATAATACTGTATAATTAATAACGAAGGTGAGGTGAATAATCAATGAAGAAGCGTGTTTTAAAATCATTAGCAAAAGGAGTTGGTTATTCAACAGCTGTTTTCTTCTAAAATTGTCTGACTTAGGGTGAACTTTAATTTTCAGAGCGATCTCTAATATAACTACCCGACGTTAGACAATAATGAATGAGAAGAGGAAAAAGTTATGAATAACATTATTAGAAAAAACCCAGCAAC comes from Brochothrix thermosphacta DSM 20171 = FSL F6-1036 and encodes:
- a CDS encoding NAD(P)H-dependent oxidoreductase; the protein is MKNICIVFDHPYTVDACHNEPHNRSFSAALVTEAQKSYEKAGVTVDVIDLHKDGFDPVMHKEDLIAWRKKKVIDSLVADYQERLLKADEIVFIFPIWWEAMPAMTKGFFDKVIAKGIIYDEPQQGKIFVNKLVNLKKVKLVTVMATPHLLYRWLFGNPVTKIVFRGTFRKMGFHKVKWLNYANMTKLSNEERTKKLRIFGNKIIK